One window of Anaerolineales bacterium genomic DNA carries:
- a CDS encoding phospholipid carrier-dependent glycosyltransferase, whose product MQNKINMFFSRREFLLPLTLFVLFLVASLPGIQWGAPALWNPDELVWRVDMALNGAMQFDVTEPDYNYPSLPKYVMYAIGSITYGTGRSSFAFIVAARCFSAFLGAIAGVLIYYLARKIGARKRIAFLAGLLYIASGAAAENGRFAHNDMYLLVFTILSAFFVVHYQKTLSLRWLYLSFLMVGLAASCKYTGGSLIILPVIVYLAANWKSIKTQWLSMIGKLIAGGVISYLGYGFGTPRALISPVDYFSSVFPALRNLTNYGFNTGTPLGLIGQWPVLKETVGIFCYYIFLAGIVWFALRWLLWIFGRTTFANGLGSTIGAFLLILLIFDLPFMISINYIGRYFIPFIPFMAILSSLMIDEVLRLTSDRKLVFVHPVLITLLVLGLGYSALRIVSISLLFLNDSRIPATEYIASIRGYQKSIEYTLYPPMVEKRRFERAHNYPIYFIEWEGDEVPTGGRFEYNQAEKGLLERDTDYFVIDSFTYGRFYSDTICATTPGECDFFKRLIAGEVESFRLLREFTYRLPPYLPQVSLTAVNPDILIFERVR is encoded by the coding sequence ATGCAAAACAAAATCAATATGTTCTTTTCTAGGCGCGAATTTCTTTTACCGTTGACCCTCTTCGTATTATTCCTTGTCGCATCCCTGCCCGGCATTCAATGGGGCGCGCCTGCGTTATGGAATCCCGATGAACTGGTCTGGCGCGTGGACATGGCGCTCAACGGCGCAATGCAGTTTGACGTGACCGAACCGGACTACAACTATCCCTCCCTGCCCAAGTATGTGATGTACGCCATCGGCTCGATCACCTACGGCACGGGACGCTCGTCTTTTGCGTTCATCGTGGCGGCGCGGTGCTTCTCGGCTTTTCTCGGCGCAATCGCGGGCGTATTGATCTATTATCTTGCGCGGAAAATCGGCGCGCGAAAGCGCATTGCCTTTCTCGCCGGTCTCCTCTACATAGCCAGCGGGGCGGCAGCAGAAAATGGCCGGTTCGCCCACAACGATATGTATTTGCTTGTGTTCACTATCCTTTCGGCATTCTTTGTCGTTCATTACCAGAAAACCCTTTCGCTTCGCTGGCTGTACCTCTCTTTCCTGATGGTCGGTCTGGCGGCGTCATGTAAATATACGGGAGGGAGTCTGATCATCCTGCCAGTCATCGTTTATCTTGCCGCAAATTGGAAAAGCATCAAAACCCAATGGCTCTCCATGATCGGCAAACTGATTGCAGGCGGGGTCATATCCTATCTTGGTTACGGGTTTGGAACCCCGAGAGCCCTTATTTCGCCGGTGGATTATTTTTCGAGCGTCTTTCCTGCCCTGAGGAACCTTACGAATTACGGCTTCAACACGGGAACGCCACTCGGTCTGATCGGTCAATGGCCTGTCCTCAAAGAAACGGTCGGCATTTTCTGTTATTACATTTTCCTCGCAGGCATCGTTTGGTTTGCCCTACGCTGGCTTCTTTGGATATTTGGAAGAACCACTTTCGCAAACGGCTTGGGGTCAACCATCGGCGCGTTTCTGCTCATCCTTCTCATCTTCGACCTGCCCTTCATGATCTCGATCAACTACATCGGAAGATATTTCATCCCTTTCATTCCCTTCATGGCGATCCTCAGTTCGTTGATGATAGATGAAGTTCTCCGCCTCACCTCGGACAGGAAACTGGTCTTTGTCCATCCGGTGTTGATCACGCTGTTGGTTCTCGGCCTCGGTTATTCCGCCCTGCGCATTGTGAGCATCTCCCTGCTGTTCCTGAACGACTCCCGCATCCCCGCCACGGAATATATCGCTTCGATTCGCGGCTATCAAAAAAGCATCGAATACACGCTTTACCCCCCGATGGTCGAGAAGCGCAGGTTCGAACGCGCGCATAACTATCCGATCTATTTCATCGAATGGGAAGGGGATGAAGTGCCAACCGGCGGGCGGTTCGAGTATAACCAGGCAGAAAAGGGATTGCTTGAACGCGATACGGATTATTTCGTGATCGATAGTTTTACTTACGGGCGTTTCTACTCCGACACGATCTGCGCCACCACGCCCGGGGAGTGCGACTTCTTCAAGCGTTTAATCGCCGGTGAAGTGGAGTCATTCCGCCTGCTGAGGGAATTCACCTATCGACTGCCGCCCTATCTGCCGCAGGTATCGCTCACCGCCGTCAACCCGGATATTTTAATCTTTGAACGGGTGAGATAA